One genomic region from Synergistaceae bacterium encodes:
- a CDS encoding YlxR family protein — MSRQKRRRPRTCVGCREESPKREMLRIVRTPDGEVKADPAGRCPGRGAYLCYSEDCLAAARSRDSLSKALKTRVEQVFYDELLEIVRTKDETGAPAEP, encoded by the coding sequence ATTTCCCGACAGAAGCGACGCCGTCCGAGGACCTGCGTGGGCTGCCGAGAGGAGTCGCCTAAACGAGAGATGCTCCGAATCGTCAGGACGCCGGACGGGGAGGTGAAGGCCGACCCCGCCGGAAGGTGCCCCGGGAGGGGTGCCTACCTCTGTTACTCGGAGGATTGCCTGGCAGCGGCCAGGAGCAGGGATTCTCTGTCCAAGGCCCTTAAGACCAGGGTGGAGCAGGTCTTCTACGATGAACTCTTGGAGATCGTCCGAACGAAGGACGAAACAGGGGCGCCCGCGGAACCGTGA